A stretch of Gasterosteus aculeatus chromosome 4, fGasAcu3.hap1.1, whole genome shotgun sequence DNA encodes these proteins:
- the LOC120817468 gene encoding storkhead-box protein 2 isoform X2: MKKTSSRTLRRPWPSSELLERLLPPAASVELHRSRRSHSEKDYRTHKHGMRSQQPPQYLCQSPPPYAHAGDVSPISMSPISQSQFIPLGEVLLLAISAMNSAHKPVTQEALTEHLQTCFPGVPTPTEEVLHHTLSMLVRERKIYPKPDGYFIVTPQTYFITPSLIRTSSKWYHLDERSADRHHQQPQQNQNQQQHQQTQCTSPLSGTITPSTSGAARDRTHPKSSQNHSGGGGDSFFNNSYRGDDPPSHHTTLQRRSPKDHREAYSSPQTQQASGNTEKSRSTLGFPFKTDTLTKHRTGGGGGTGEVEKQAGGGSGTGSRKFGLKLFRLSFKKDKAKQLATFSAQFPPEEWPLRDEEVPSQLPRNVEMEIIRRINPDLTVENLARHTAVMKRLEEERAQRSKASSANQSSRSRRSGGRHRKQSQTKLSRSHSKTRVPRGEPADGSHLELADRDYRAYSSSLARSPREQALAMERQRARLHLAHSNPNILDSSHLPVTPEWDVSGELAKRRTEMPFPEPSHGPSAHHSKVHRSHSHTQERKSRNERSDKAKERSRSMDNSKGPLGAGMIGPPDYYDERSRYYTDDGTLRANQCSSLYSRATPTSAKLPVDSLGLDGGRSLEKSRSRDSLPAYSPKPLPSAVPPDDYFQCAGSSEAALTANPLGSLVKSSHDGLKLGSADRQMDRQTPHPLESKEDLSKMGPKGGSLPPIPLSIPDPPLANGRPPHSASSGQEKRKEIFSKDTLFKPPPSLPLPGYSSLRKPQALASPTLSSSCDALDSQEAFDAPKPLVATPSVPLQGIEPAGSAAEASFDYYNVSDDDELEEGGSKSRGEDEKAGGGVVGMGGGGAGTMQWLLEREKERDLQRRFERTLTFPGAKENLPEPSQNQQSAHSARLDSMDSSSVTVDSGFNSPRTRESLASNTSSIVESNRRQNLALSPGHLGITTGTATPFSFRAIPEPASTQPEKLQKPSACLASITSV; the protein is encoded by the exons GTGATGTGTCACCCATCAGTATGTCCCCCATCAGCCAATCGCAATTCATCCCTTTGGGAGAGGTATTGCTATTGGCTATCTCTGCTATGAACTCCGCCCACAAGCCTGTCACTCAGGAGGCCCTGACTGAACATCTGCAGACATGCTTTCCCG GCGTTCCCACACCAACGGAGGAGGTTCTGCACCACACGCTGAGCATGCTGGTCCGTGAGCGGAAGATCTACCCAAAGCCAGACGGATATTTTATTGTAACCCCTCAGACTTACTTTATCACCCCGAGCCTAATCCGAACCAGCTCCAAGTGGTACCACTTAGACGAACGTTCTGCTGACCGACACCACCAACAGCCGCAGCAGAATCAGAACCAACAGCAGCATCAACAGACTCAGTgcacctcccccctctccgGCACCATCACCCCATCCACCTCTGGAGCTGCGCGTGACCGAACACACCCAAAGTCCAGCCAAAACCAcagtggaggtggtggggaTTCTTTTTTCAACAACAGTTACCGTGGAGACGACCCCCCTAGCCACCACACCACCCTGCAGCGTCGATCCCCCAAAGACCACCGGGAGGCGTACTCGTCCCCACAAACGCAGCAAGCGTCAGGCAACACGGAAAAGAGTCGCAGCACCCTTGGGTTCCCCTTCAAGACGGACACGCTGACCAAACACcgaactggaggaggaggcggaacTGGAGAGGTAGAGAAACAGGCAGGTGGAGGAAGTGGTACAGGAAGTCGGAAATTTGGTTTGAAGCTGTTCCGTCTGAGCTTTAAAAAGGACAAGGCCAAGCAGCTGGCCACTTTCTCGGCACAGTTCCCCCCAGAGGAGTGGCCGCTCCGCGACGAGGAGGTGCCCAGCCAGCTGCCACGCAATGTAGAGATGGAGATCATCCGCCGAATCAACCCTGACCTCACTGTGGAGAACCTTGCCCGGCACACAGCGGTCATGAAGCGCCTCGAGGAGGAGCGTGCACAGAGGAGCAAAGCAtcgtcagccaatcagagctccaggagcaggagaagcGGGGGTAGACACAGGAAGCAGTCTCAGACCAAACTCAGCCGCTCACATAGCAAGACGAGAGTGCCCCGCGGCGAGCCCGCCGACGGTTCCCACCTGGAGTTGGCCGATAGGGACTACAGAGCATACTCGTCCTCACTGGCTCGCTCCCCAAGGGAACAGGCCCTGGCCATGGAGCGGCAACGGGCCCGCCTTCACCTGGCACATAGCAACCCCAACATCCTCGACTCCTCCCACCTACCGGTCACGCCAGAGTGGGATGTGTCCGGAGAGCTCGCCAAGCGGCGCACAGAAATGCCTTTCCCCGAGCCAAGCCATGGGCCATCAGCCCACCACTCCAAAGTCCACCGCTCGCACTCCCACACCCAGGAGAGGAAGTCCAGGAACGAGCGCAGCGACAAGGCCAAGGAACGCTCCAGGTCCATGGACAATTCCAAAGGACCACTTGGAGCGGGGATGATCGGACCCCCCGACTATTACGACGAGCGGAGCCGCTACTATACCGACGATGGCACCCTGCGAGCCAATCAGTGCTCTTCTCTCTATTCTCGTGCCACCCCCACTTCAGCTAAACTGCCTGTGGATTCTCTGGGGTTGGATGGCGGCAGGAGTCTAGAGAAGAGTAGGAGTAGGGACAGCCTGCCTGCATACTCACCCAAACCCCTACCCAGCGCCGTCCCTCCTGATGATTACTTTCAGTGCGctggctcttctgaggctgctctCACAGCTAACCCACTGGGGAGTCTCGTCAAAAGTAGCCATGACGGATTAAAACTAGGCAGCGCTGACAGGCAAATGGACAGGCAGACACCCCATCCTCTAGAAAGTAAGGAGGACTTGTCAAAGATGGGACCCAAGGGAGGCAGCCTGCCTCCAATACCCCTCTCTATTCCTGACCCCCCCCTTGCTAATGGAAGACCTCCCCACAGTGCCTCCTCTGGTCAGGAGAAACGTAAGGAGATCTTTAGTAAAGACACACTCTTCAAACCTCCTCCCAGCCTCCCGTTGCCAGGATACAGCTCGCTGAGGAAACCCCAAGCCCTCGCCTCCCCTactctgtcctcgtcctgcGATGCACTTGATTCGCAGGAAGCCTTCGATGCTCCCAAACCTCTAGTGGCCACTCCGTCCGTTCCCCTACAGGGCATTGAACCGGCTGGCAGTGCTGCAGAGGCCTCCTTTGACTACTACAACGTCTCGGACGACGATGAGCTCGAAGAGGGGGGTAGCAAGAGTCGAGGAGAGGATGAGAaggctggaggaggtgttgttgggatggggggagggggagcaggtACGATGCAGTGGCTGTtggagcgagagaaagagagggatctTCAGAGGAGGTTCGAAAGAACCCTCACCTTCCCTGGTGCTAAAGAGAACCTTCCAGAGCCCAGTCAGAACCAGCAGTCAGCCCACTCTGCTAGACTTGATAGCATGGACTCCAGCTCAGTCACTGTTGACAGTGGATTCAACTCCCCACG AACAAGGGAGAGCTTGGCGTCGAACACCTCTTCAATAGTGGAGAGCAACCGTCGGCAGAACCTGGCGCTGAGCCCAGGTCACCTCGGCATCACCACCGGCACCGCCACCCCCTTCTCCTTCCGCGCCATCCCAGAACCTGCCAGCACCCAACCGGAGAAACTCCAGAAGCCCAGCGCTTGCCTTGCGTCAATCACCAGCGTCTAG
- the LOC120817468 gene encoding storkhead-box protein 2 isoform X3 yields the protein MSPISQSQFIPLGEVLLLAISAMNSAHKPVTQEALTEHLQTCFPGVPTPTEEVLHHTLSMLVRERKIYPKPDGYFIVTPQTYFITPSLIRTSSKWYHLDERSADRHHQQPQQNQNQQQHQQTQCTSPLSGTITPSTSGAARDRTHPKSSQNHSGGGGDSFFNNSYRGDDPPSHHTTLQRRSPKDHREAYSSPQTQQASGNTEKSRSTLGFPFKTDTLTKHRTGGGGGTGEVEKQAGGGSGTGSRKFGLKLFRLSFKKDKAKQLATFSAQFPPEEWPLRDEEVPSQLPRNVEMEIIRRINPDLTVENLARHTAVMKRLEEERAQRSKASSANQSSRSRRSGGRHRKQSQTKLSRSHSKTRVPRGEPADGSHLELADRDYRAYSSSLARSPREQALAMERQRARLHLAHSNPNILDSSHLPVTPEWDVSGELAKRRTEMPFPEPSHGPSAHHSKVHRSHSHTQERKSRNERSDKAKERSRSMDNSKGPLGAGMIGPPDYYDERSRYYTDDGTLRANQCSSLYSRATPTSAKLPVDSLGLDGGRSLEKSRSRDSLPAYSPKPLPSAVPPDDYFQCAGSSEAALTANPLGSLVKSSHDGLKLGSADRQMDRQTPHPLESKEDLSKMGPKGGSLPPIPLSIPDPPLANGRPPHSASSGQEKRKEIFSKDTLFKPPPSLPLPGYSSLRKPQALASPTLSSSCDALDSQEAFDAPKPLVATPSVPLQGIEPAGSAAEASFDYYNVSDDDELEEGGSKSRGEDEKAGGGVVGMGGGGAGTMQWLLEREKERDLQRRFERTLTFPGAKENLPEPSQNQQSAHSARLDSMDSSSVTVDSGFNSPRTRESLASNTSSIVESNRRQNLALSPGHLGITTGTATPFSFRAIPEPASTQPEKLQKPSACLASITSV from the exons ATGTCCCCCATCAGCCAATCGCAATTCATCCCTTTGGGAGAGGTATTGCTATTGGCTATCTCTGCTATGAACTCCGCCCACAAGCCTGTCACTCAGGAGGCCCTGACTGAACATCTGCAGACATGCTTTCCCG GCGTTCCCACACCAACGGAGGAGGTTCTGCACCACACGCTGAGCATGCTGGTCCGTGAGCGGAAGATCTACCCAAAGCCAGACGGATATTTTATTGTAACCCCTCAGACTTACTTTATCACCCCGAGCCTAATCCGAACCAGCTCCAAGTGGTACCACTTAGACGAACGTTCTGCTGACCGACACCACCAACAGCCGCAGCAGAATCAGAACCAACAGCAGCATCAACAGACTCAGTgcacctcccccctctccgGCACCATCACCCCATCCACCTCTGGAGCTGCGCGTGACCGAACACACCCAAAGTCCAGCCAAAACCAcagtggaggtggtggggaTTCTTTTTTCAACAACAGTTACCGTGGAGACGACCCCCCTAGCCACCACACCACCCTGCAGCGTCGATCCCCCAAAGACCACCGGGAGGCGTACTCGTCCCCACAAACGCAGCAAGCGTCAGGCAACACGGAAAAGAGTCGCAGCACCCTTGGGTTCCCCTTCAAGACGGACACGCTGACCAAACACcgaactggaggaggaggcggaacTGGAGAGGTAGAGAAACAGGCAGGTGGAGGAAGTGGTACAGGAAGTCGGAAATTTGGTTTGAAGCTGTTCCGTCTGAGCTTTAAAAAGGACAAGGCCAAGCAGCTGGCCACTTTCTCGGCACAGTTCCCCCCAGAGGAGTGGCCGCTCCGCGACGAGGAGGTGCCCAGCCAGCTGCCACGCAATGTAGAGATGGAGATCATCCGCCGAATCAACCCTGACCTCACTGTGGAGAACCTTGCCCGGCACACAGCGGTCATGAAGCGCCTCGAGGAGGAGCGTGCACAGAGGAGCAAAGCAtcgtcagccaatcagagctccaggagcaggagaagcGGGGGTAGACACAGGAAGCAGTCTCAGACCAAACTCAGCCGCTCACATAGCAAGACGAGAGTGCCCCGCGGCGAGCCCGCCGACGGTTCCCACCTGGAGTTGGCCGATAGGGACTACAGAGCATACTCGTCCTCACTGGCTCGCTCCCCAAGGGAACAGGCCCTGGCCATGGAGCGGCAACGGGCCCGCCTTCACCTGGCACATAGCAACCCCAACATCCTCGACTCCTCCCACCTACCGGTCACGCCAGAGTGGGATGTGTCCGGAGAGCTCGCCAAGCGGCGCACAGAAATGCCTTTCCCCGAGCCAAGCCATGGGCCATCAGCCCACCACTCCAAAGTCCACCGCTCGCACTCCCACACCCAGGAGAGGAAGTCCAGGAACGAGCGCAGCGACAAGGCCAAGGAACGCTCCAGGTCCATGGACAATTCCAAAGGACCACTTGGAGCGGGGATGATCGGACCCCCCGACTATTACGACGAGCGGAGCCGCTACTATACCGACGATGGCACCCTGCGAGCCAATCAGTGCTCTTCTCTCTATTCTCGTGCCACCCCCACTTCAGCTAAACTGCCTGTGGATTCTCTGGGGTTGGATGGCGGCAGGAGTCTAGAGAAGAGTAGGAGTAGGGACAGCCTGCCTGCATACTCACCCAAACCCCTACCCAGCGCCGTCCCTCCTGATGATTACTTTCAGTGCGctggctcttctgaggctgctctCACAGCTAACCCACTGGGGAGTCTCGTCAAAAGTAGCCATGACGGATTAAAACTAGGCAGCGCTGACAGGCAAATGGACAGGCAGACACCCCATCCTCTAGAAAGTAAGGAGGACTTGTCAAAGATGGGACCCAAGGGAGGCAGCCTGCCTCCAATACCCCTCTCTATTCCTGACCCCCCCCTTGCTAATGGAAGACCTCCCCACAGTGCCTCCTCTGGTCAGGAGAAACGTAAGGAGATCTTTAGTAAAGACACACTCTTCAAACCTCCTCCCAGCCTCCCGTTGCCAGGATACAGCTCGCTGAGGAAACCCCAAGCCCTCGCCTCCCCTactctgtcctcgtcctgcGATGCACTTGATTCGCAGGAAGCCTTCGATGCTCCCAAACCTCTAGTGGCCACTCCGTCCGTTCCCCTACAGGGCATTGAACCGGCTGGCAGTGCTGCAGAGGCCTCCTTTGACTACTACAACGTCTCGGACGACGATGAGCTCGAAGAGGGGGGTAGCAAGAGTCGAGGAGAGGATGAGAaggctggaggaggtgttgttgggatggggggagggggagcaggtACGATGCAGTGGCTGTtggagcgagagaaagagagggatctTCAGAGGAGGTTCGAAAGAACCCTCACCTTCCCTGGTGCTAAAGAGAACCTTCCAGAGCCCAGTCAGAACCAGCAGTCAGCCCACTCTGCTAGACTTGATAGCATGGACTCCAGCTCAGTCACTGTTGACAGTGGATTCAACTCCCCACG AACAAGGGAGAGCTTGGCGTCGAACACCTCTTCAATAGTGGAGAGCAACCGTCGGCAGAACCTGGCGCTGAGCCCAGGTCACCTCGGCATCACCACCGGCACCGCCACCCCCTTCTCCTTCCGCGCCATCCCAGAACCTGCCAGCACCCAACCGGAGAAACTCCAGAAGCCCAGCGCTTGCCTTGCGTCAATCACCAGCGTCTAG